TTTGCGGAGCATCGAATTCCCTTTTGCACCACAGCGACCTTGCCTCTGTTGGAAGAACCGTACGCTAAGCTTTGGTGGCAGCTTGCCGGCTTGAGGGAAGAGCGGTACCCCTGGCAGGCACTGCTGAATGTCGTGACCTCTCCTTATTATCGAAACCCGTCGGTCAACGGATGTTCCACTCATGCACAAAAGCCAATCTGGAGCCAGGCCATTCGTCATTGGCGTCTTATGCAAGGTCGGGATGATTGGGAACGTCTTGCAGCGGTGGCGAAAGACCCGGAAGCAATTGCTGCCTGGCAGCAGAAGATCGGAATGCCTCTGGAAGAGGCCTCTTTCGCTATACAAGAGTGCGCGGACGTCGTGGGCCGACTGGTGGCCGATTGTCAGGCTCTTCCGGAATCAGGCTCGATTGGTGAGCTAACCCTCGCCTTTGAAGCACTCGTGAATACGCATCTTTCCTTGCTTCAAGAAGAGACATCTTCTCACATGGAAGAGCGGGATCAGGCGCATCGGGCAAGTCTTGCACAAGCCTTTGAACAGGTCATGACGCAGTTAAAGCAACTGGATCGGGTCGGTTCTCAAGTAACCTGGGGTGCATGGGTGGAGGTGTGTCGAGGAGCCCTGGAAGGAACAAGAATGCCTATTCCTGGGCAAAGCCCCTTAGGCGTGCAGGTATTCGATGCTATGGCGGCGCGAGGCCAATCCTTTAAAACCGTGTTTATTCTTGGAATGAATGATCAGGTTTTTCCACGAGTGGTTCGGGAGGATGCATTTTTACGTGACGGGGATCGAAGGGTGTTGGCGGAAAGCCTTGGATATAAAATTGATGAAAAAATGCATGGGTTTGATGAAGAGGCTTTGTTGTTTGCGTTGCTTCGGCACTCAGCCAGTGACCGGGTGTATCTCGTCTATCAACGTGCCGATCACAAGGGGCGTCCGCTGTTGCCGTCTCCTCTCCTAACGGAATACGTGAGAGATGTCCCGGGCTGTTCTGAAGAGGTGATGAGTGTGCCATTGCGTGTGGCTGAGCGGGTGAGGCTCCCATACTTTTCCCCTGGTGAAGAGACCGGACAGGAAACGCGCCTGCGGTATCTGCTTCAGGGGCGGGCGATCCAAACAGCTTCTTTGGAGCCATCGTTCTGGTGGATATTGTTTCGCCATGGATTCAGGTCCGTGGCTGCTCTTGAAAAAACGTCCACAGGGGCAGGATCGCATGATGGAATGATGGCCGTCGAAGGGGCCCATTGGCAGGAGCTCTTGTCCCGGGGGTTGTCACCGACAGCGTTGGAACGCTATGCCCAATGTCCTTGCCGGTATTGGATGGAACATGCCCTGCATACACGGAATGTTCGAGAGCCTATTTCGCGGGAAATGCCAAGCCGGGTTTGGGGAGAGTTGGGGCATACCATTCTTCGACACGTCTATCGCTATCTCATCGATCATCAATGGCCGGTCTGTCCAATAGAGTCCGTTTATCTCTCTTCCTTGATTGCTTCGACCATTGATCAGGTATGCGATACATATGCGACGCACTATGGCAAAGGGTATGTGGTCCTGTGGGAAAGAATGAAAACGCAATTAGGTGCCGTGGTAGTTGCGATGATCGAGCATGATCAACAGGAGTACGTCGATCAGGCTATGGTGCCGGTGGATTGTGAGATAGGGGCCGAGGGAGAAATTGGAAGCGGGGTGCCGGGAGACTCGACCTTGCTGAAGATTCATGGACGAATGGATCGCGTGGACCGGCAGTCGGATGGCCTAAGGACTCGTATTGTGGATTATAAATTTTCTGGTGGTTTGGCGACTCGAACAGACCACCCCGATCTCGTCAATGAAGCCCTGCGTGGTCGACGGTTACAACCTCCTTTATATTCACTGATGTCTTCCTTGAGCCTGGCCGGCCATTCCGGAGAACATTCCAAAGAAATGATGTCGCCACATCCTGCGATGCATTCCGTGGAATTCCGGTTTATCCGTCCATTGCATCCTGCTCCTCTCACCTTCTCATCGTTTCCCAGTTCGATCTGGGCAACGCAAACGGGTGACCAATTATTGCGGACCATTCGTCGTTGGATCGAAGGCATCCGCACAGGGCAGTTCTTTATTCTACCTGGTTCCTATTGTCGTGACTGTGCGTGGTCGGTGGCCTGTCGGTTTCAGCATCATCCCTCGTGGGTGAGGGCGTATGGAATTCCCTTGGCGAAGGAATTTCGGCAAGGGCGAAAGCAACGGGCCACCCATGAGTAATCTCGAACGTCTTCCCGATGCCGATGCGCGACTGATGGCGGAAACCACGTTTGATCGTAATGTCGTTGTGCTGGCCGGGGCCGGTACGGGTAAAACAACGCTGTTGGTGAATCGATTGGTTCATGCGCTTCTGAGGGAACCACACCCGTTACGCGTGACCGACATGTTGGCTCTGACCTTCACGAATAAAGCGGCTAATGAAATGAAATCGCGGCTCCGCGACCGGTTGCATGCGTTGCTGGCTGCTTGTGAGGCGGAAGCCGGAAGTGAAGATTCCGATGGCACAGGCCTGGAGGAGATCAAACAACGCTATCATGTGTCCACGGCGCATGTGAGAGGGAAAATTCAGGTCGCCTTGCGTGATCTGGAGAAATCGCAAATTGCCACGCTCCATAGTTTTGCCGCTCATGTTCTTCGTCTGTATCCCCTAGAAGCCAGGGTCGATCCTCATTTCCATGAGGATGAAGGGATGCAATTTCTTGAGACATTTCAACATGCGTGGGATGCCTGGTTGGAACAGGAATTAGGTAGGCAAGGTTCGGCGCATGCCCAGTGGCAGGACCTGCTCAATCACATGGGTTTGCATGAAATTCGATCCTTTGCCTTTTCGCTCTGCCAGGATCAGATTTCTATTCCTGAATTAGATCAACAAGTGTGTGCCGAAGGTTCCTCTCCGGCCTTTCTGAAGTGGCTACAGAGTAAACAGCATCAGGTCCGATCATTGCTATCAAAATACGATCGCGCCAAACCTCGAAAAGTTGAGAAGCTCTTATCTCTTGCTGAACGCGTATTTGATCGGGTGGCCGATGGGGAACCACCAATGGACTGTCATTTATCTGACGAGGAGAAAGACCTGGTTGATAGCACCATTGGCAAGGCCCCGGGAGAGTGGGATGCGTCGGATTTTCAAGATGCCAGGCGGGCGATTCAAGCTGCGCAACAGCTGTTGCAGGTCAATGAAGTCCTGTTGGGAAAGGTCCTTCATGTGCTTGGGCCATTTGTCGAACGAGTTCGCCAGGATTTTTCGGCGAAGGGATGGATTCGATTTGATGGGCTCTTGATCCTGGTCAGAGATCTCTTACGGGATCATCCCATGGTCAGAGAACAATTGAAGGGGACCTATGCGGCCATAATGGTTGATGAATTTCAGGATACTGATCCGGTTCAATATGAAATTTTACTTTATCTAGGTGAATGCACAAATGAGTGCGGGAGGTATTGGCGGGATATCCGGCTTATGCCGGGGAAGCTGTTTATTGTGGGTGATCCCAAACAATCGATCTATGCCTTCCGGCGAGCTGATATCGAGGCGTTTGATCAGGTCGTGGAGAAAGTGACGCAGGATGGAGGGATCGTATGTACTCTTCTGACCAATTTTCGTAGTGATGGGACCATTCTTGAAGCCGTCAATGCGGTGTTTGATCGGTTATTCATTCCTCAAGCCAATGTCCAACCCCCCAATGTCCCCCTGGCGGTTGGACGGATGCGAGAGCCGGGCTCCGGCTCGACAGGAATGGAGATCTGTGTCATGGCCAATCCTCAAGGGGAGGACGAATGGGATGCTGAGGGGGCCACACGGGTGGAAGCCGAATGGTTAGCGGGGTGGATTGAGGAACAATTGCTGCCGGGAAGTCAGTGGATCATGGAGAAGGGAGGGAGAACCTCCTTGCGTCCCGGGCATATCGCGGTGTTGTTAAGAAAATTTACCAATGCGCAGGTGTATCTCGAAGCGTTGCAGCGCCACAATATTCCCTGCATGGCCGATGGTGAGCGGCATTTTTACCGGCGTCAGGAAGTGATTGATGTGGTGAATGTGCTTCGCGTCCTGGATGACCCCACCGATGCTCTGGCCCTTGTGGGCATTCTCCGTTCTTCATTAGGCGGGCTGACGGATCGGGAGATTATGGATGTGATGAAGCTTGGCCCGTTGGATATCCGGCAGGCTCAGAGACTTGATACATGGGAGAGTGCCCGAAAGGCAGTCATTCAAGGCCTTTTTCAGCGGCTGGCCTGGCTTCATGCCCAGGCAAATCGACTCCCTCTCCCGGAATTGCTTGATCATTTGTTTCAGCAACTTCCTCTCGTGGAATTGGCCGCCGCCTCGAGCCATGGTGAGCAGGCGGTGGTGAATGTCTGGAAGCTTCGCGACCTTATGAGTGAACAGGCGGCCATCCCTTCTCTATCGTTTTCTGCCTGGGTGGAACGATTGGCCGATTCCCTTATGACCCATCCTTCAGAGCCGGAGGCCCCTTTGGCCGAAGAGACGTTAGACGCCGTCCGTGTCCTAACGATTCATAAGGCCAAGGGGCTCGAATTTCCCGTGGTGCTGTTACCCGGGTTGCATCAGAAGGCTACGGGACTGGATCGCGGGGCACAGATTACATTTGACTGGATTAGCGGCTTATACGGTTGTACGTTGCCACCTGTATGGAATGCAGGCCAGGTGCCTCTGTGGGAAAAGCAACGGATCCGGGAAGCTGCCGAACAGCGACGTCTGCTCTATGTGGGAATGACCAGGGCCAGGGAGCGGTTAATTTTATCAGGGGGCATACTCCCGAAAGTGGGGGGGGAGAGCCTGTTGAGTCTTATTCAGGGGATTGTTGAAGGAGAGTTCGGGAATCCGGAACTGGATATTGTGCGAGTGGGAGGAGTCTCCATTCCTCACACCGTCGTGACGCCCGCGGTGTTAAAATCCTGGAACCCCCCACAGCACCATTCTGATCCTGAAGGTAGCGGTGAGGTGATGATCTCCACGCCACAGTGGGACACACGTGAAATGAGATGGCAACAGACCAATCAGGCGGAGGCGTACGTCAATCCCTCCATGCTGCATCAGGCGAAATCGGCCCAGGAGCCGGAAAAGAGGGGGCAAGGTTCACGTGGGACCGGGCAGCGCCTTGGGATTTTGATGCATCGGGTGCTTCAACGGTGGAATTTTCAGAGTGAACCTGGAAGGGTACAAAGTGCGCTTGTCGATTTTTGCGAACGCCAGTTACCAGGCCGGTCAGGGTTGGACAAGAGTGAGGTAGTCAAAGAACTTGAAACGCTCTTTGATCACTTTCTCGGTTCACCGGGCTATCGGGAATTGCAGAGGGCAACTATTCTTGGTCGGGAGGTTCCATTTACGATGCCATGGCCTGTCGGGCAACATGAGTCTTCCTTGCCACGGACCTGCGTGATGGAAGGGGTGATGGATGTGGTCTATGAAATCGATGGCGACGTATGGGTTGGCGATTATAAAACGGATCGCGTATCCTCTCGCATGGTGGAGCAGCGCGCGGAGACTTACCGGGCACAAGCGCAGGCCTATGCGCGGGCCGCACGCCAATGCTTGGGTCCTGCGGTCAAAGGGTGTAAACTCTTTTTTCTTCGTCTCGGTGAAGTGGTCACGGTGACTGTAGGAACCGAGGAAACGATGTTTCAACACGAACAATAAATGACAAGAAGGAGGGAGCGATGAGGAATTGGAGGATGAAGGTATGCGTTGGGGTCTATTTCGTCATGATGGCGGCAGGAGGGTGCGCATCGGACAAACCCGCGCCGTTGACAGCCTTGGCCCCTCCTTCAAATGTGGATACCCAGGTGCTGCAGGTGATGACCGAAGGCAAGCGCTTATTTGACGAAGGCCGGTGGGAAGCGGCACGTCAACAATTTCAGGTTGCCGTCCAACAACAAGCCGATCTGGCGGAAGCCCACTATAATCTCGCGTTGTGCATGGACAAAATGGGCGATCAAGCCGGCGCAAAGAAACATTTCATTGAGGCTGCCAACCTTGCTCCCGGTCATAAGGTCATTTGGAATTCCCCGCCGCTTCGACGGTATGGCAATGTTCCCGATGCCCCTGCGCAAGCTACCTCGGCTCCGGTCATGCCGGGATTCGGTGGGGGAGCGACTCCGGGCGGCGGGGGTAGGGGGTTTTAAGCTGCTTGATCGGGATTTCTGGGAATCTGATAAGCATGCGTGAAGTGGGGGAGGGTTATGCTTGTTTGTAGCCCCGGACAATCATGAAGACGCCGACCGCAACCATCGGGATACAGAGTAACTGGCCCATCGTAATCCACTGGAAAATAAACCCTAAATGACTATCCGGTTCACGGAAAAATTCTACAATAAATCGAGCTACTCCATATCCGCAGATGAAGGTCCAAAACATGGTTCCCGGTGGAGTTGACCGGCGGTTGATGACCCATAAAAGAACAAAGAGTGCAACGCCTTCCAGGCCTGCCTCATAGAGTTGCGAAGGGTGTCGGCACTCCGGGCCACCATGGGGGAATACCATGCACCATTCGACGTCGGTCGGCCGCCCGAATAATTCTCCGTTGATAAAATTCCCCATCCGTCCAAAGCCCAACCCGATTGGAGCCGCTCCTGCGGCTAAGTCGGCGATGGGCCAAACAGGAAACCCGCGGGTTTTGCAAAAGATCCAGATCGCGATACATGTGCCGATCAGCCCGCCGTGAAATGACATTCCCCCTTCCCATACCGCAAAAATTTTGAGGGGATGGTCCAGATAAAAGGGAAGGTTATAAAACAACACATATCCCAAGCGCCCCCCGAGAAAGACGCCAAAGGCGGCATAAACAATAAGATCGGATAATTGTTGTGGTGGGAGAGAGACATTCCTTGTGGCGGCCCTGGACTTGATCAGCCAATAGGCTCCTGCCAAACCCAGGAGGTACATAAGACCATACCATCGAAGTGCCAGGGGCCCGATACGAAAGAAGACCGGATCAATGTCCGGATAGGGGAGCCGCGCAAGATCCGCCAAAATGGAGACAGGATCGAGGGCCATCATCCGGTAATGTGCTTCACTTTACGACCGAGGTGCCCGGAAGACGTTTGTGGTCCATCTAAAGGGGAACCCTCATTTGGGAACCAAATGGGAAGATGGCGTACCGCATGCTTCATCATGGGCGAGCCAGTTGGGAAAACCTCGTTCTTCTTGGAAAGTGGCAAAATGTCTATCGGCAAGGGTTTGTGGAGCAGAATAGGGTTGCCTTACACTAACAGGGACGGGTCCGGTCACATTGTTCGGAAGACTTCACATCATCTTCCTACCATAAATGCGGATGAAAGAAAAGGCGTGTTGGCTGTAATCGGAAGTCGGTATCTTGACGAGAGGCATAGACATCATGGCTGAAATGGGATCATTGTCTCGTTCGAATGGTGCAGAAATCATTCTGGATTGCATTAGTGACGGAGTGATTACGATTGACCTGCAGAAACGTGTGACCTTTTTAAACCGGGCGATGCAGAAGATGCTGGGCTACAACGTCGATGCGGCGGGGACACTTTTGGCCTGCGATGTCCTGATCCAAAGCAATATCTGCTCGACTAAGGAATGTGTTTTGGAGCGGGCGCTTCAGGGGGAGCGGGTGTCGAATTTTGAAGCGATGGTTCGTCGACGTGATGGCGTACATATTCCGGTGAGCATCAATACCGACTTTTTATTGGACAAGGAAGGCAAGCTGATCGGGTTAATCGAAGTTATCCGTGATATCTCGCTGGTTCGCGAGTTGAGTGCCAAGGTGGAAGAAGTGTCGGAGCTCAAGCATCGGCTGGGAGAGCAGACTAAGCTGGATAATATGGTAGGTCGATGTCCTCGCATGCAGGACATCATGGCGAAATTGCCGATCATTGCCGCTTCGAAATCCTCCGTTCTCATCACCGGAGAAAGTGGAACGGGCAAGGAATTAATTGCCTGTGCGTTACACGCCCACAGCCCGAGAAAGGATGCCCCTTTCGTCGTGGTGAATTGCTCAAGTCTATCTGAGGGTATTCTGGAGAGTGAAATATTCGGTCATGTCAAAGGGGCATTTACCAATGCGTATTTTGATAAACCGGGCCGGTTTGAAATTGCGAATGGTGGGACGATCTTTCTTGATGAAATCGGGGAGATGAGTGTCGCCACCCAGGTGAAATTATTGGGAGTGCTTGAGCGGGGACAGTTTGAGCGGGTTGGGTCCAATGATACGGTTTCGGTGGATGTGAGGGT
Above is a window of Candidatus Nitrospira neomarina DNA encoding:
- a CDS encoding PD-(D/E)XK nuclease family protein, which gives rise to MFTLVSGPFSPYLESALVETVQQIKAADSRAPLAILVPSDSLRRRLQWLLCAEHSCALFDLHVLTFHQFALHLHAEQAALGSLETKVSSVELVGDFFYEYLLAVIFEKSGQTVGPFADLQSSSGLRQAVWRSIRDLLEAQVEPRLALRAVEEGLFDEIAVTRLAGLLKLQEAIVNVSRQLGVGLPEDLANSVIPWVGASPFVAKFPTIIYYGFYDITQVQLSLLEEVARTNSVKVFFPLTDQPAYQFAQRFLDRHLLKAGVVYQPHQVGHKALELGNPTVSSPSVQVVNVIGGQGELVFTCKAILHAVETTGHTFHEIGVVARTLEPYGLFLRRVFAEHRIPFCTTATLPLLEEPYAKLWWQLAGLREERYPWQALLNVVTSPYYRNPSVNGCSTHAQKPIWSQAIRHWRLMQGRDDWERLAAVAKDPEAIAAWQQKIGMPLEEASFAIQECADVVGRLVADCQALPESGSIGELTLAFEALVNTHLSLLQEETSSHMEERDQAHRASLAQAFEQVMTQLKQLDRVGSQVTWGAWVEVCRGALEGTRMPIPGQSPLGVQVFDAMAARGQSFKTVFILGMNDQVFPRVVREDAFLRDGDRRVLAESLGYKIDEKMHGFDEEALLFALLRHSASDRVYLVYQRADHKGRPLLPSPLLTEYVRDVPGCSEEVMSVPLRVAERVRLPYFSPGEETGQETRLRYLLQGRAIQTASLEPSFWWILFRHGFRSVAALEKTSTGAGSHDGMMAVEGAHWQELLSRGLSPTALERYAQCPCRYWMEHALHTRNVREPISREMPSRVWGELGHTILRHVYRYLIDHQWPVCPIESVYLSSLIASTIDQVCDTYATHYGKGYVVLWERMKTQLGAVVVAMIEHDQQEYVDQAMVPVDCEIGAEGEIGSGVPGDSTLLKIHGRMDRVDRQSDGLRTRIVDYKFSGGLATRTDHPDLVNEALRGRRLQPPLYSLMSSLSLAGHSGEHSKEMMSPHPAMHSVEFRFIRPLHPAPLTFSSFPSSIWATQTGDQLLRTIRRWIEGIRTGQFFILPGSYCRDCAWSVACRFQHHPSWVRAYGIPLAKEFRQGRKQRATHE
- a CDS encoding UvrD-helicase domain-containing protein encodes the protein MSNLERLPDADARLMAETTFDRNVVVLAGAGTGKTTLLVNRLVHALLREPHPLRVTDMLALTFTNKAANEMKSRLRDRLHALLAACEAEAGSEDSDGTGLEEIKQRYHVSTAHVRGKIQVALRDLEKSQIATLHSFAAHVLRLYPLEARVDPHFHEDEGMQFLETFQHAWDAWLEQELGRQGSAHAQWQDLLNHMGLHEIRSFAFSLCQDQISIPELDQQVCAEGSSPAFLKWLQSKQHQVRSLLSKYDRAKPRKVEKLLSLAERVFDRVADGEPPMDCHLSDEEKDLVDSTIGKAPGEWDASDFQDARRAIQAAQQLLQVNEVLLGKVLHVLGPFVERVRQDFSAKGWIRFDGLLILVRDLLRDHPMVREQLKGTYAAIMVDEFQDTDPVQYEILLYLGECTNECGRYWRDIRLMPGKLFIVGDPKQSIYAFRRADIEAFDQVVEKVTQDGGIVCTLLTNFRSDGTILEAVNAVFDRLFIPQANVQPPNVPLAVGRMREPGSGSTGMEICVMANPQGEDEWDAEGATRVEAEWLAGWIEEQLLPGSQWIMEKGGRTSLRPGHIAVLLRKFTNAQVYLEALQRHNIPCMADGERHFYRRQEVIDVVNVLRVLDDPTDALALVGILRSSLGGLTDREIMDVMKLGPLDIRQAQRLDTWESARKAVIQGLFQRLAWLHAQANRLPLPELLDHLFQQLPLVELAAASSHGEQAVVNVWKLRDLMSEQAAIPSLSFSAWVERLADSLMTHPSEPEAPLAEETLDAVRVLTIHKAKGLEFPVVLLPGLHQKATGLDRGAQITFDWISGLYGCTLPPVWNAGQVPLWEKQRIREAAEQRRLLYVGMTRARERLILSGGILPKVGGESLLSLIQGIVEGEFGNPELDIVRVGGVSIPHTVVTPAVLKSWNPPQHHSDPEGSGEVMISTPQWDTREMRWQQTNQAEAYVNPSMLHQAKSAQEPEKRGQGSRGTGQRLGILMHRVLQRWNFQSEPGRVQSALVDFCERQLPGRSGLDKSEVVKELETLFDHFLGSPGYRELQRATILGREVPFTMPWPVGQHESSLPRTCVMEGVMDVVYEIDGDVWVGDYKTDRVSSRMVEQRAETYRAQAQAYARAARQCLGPAVKGCKLFFLRLGEVVTVTVGTEETMFQHEQ
- a CDS encoding tetratricopeptide repeat protein — translated: MKVCVGVYFVMMAAGGCASDKPAPLTALAPPSNVDTQVLQVMTEGKRLFDEGRWEAARQQFQVAVQQQADLAEAHYNLALCMDKMGDQAGAKKHFIEAANLAPGHKVIWNSPPLRRYGNVPDAPAQATSAPVMPGFGGGATPGGGGRGF
- the lgt gene encoding prolipoprotein diacylglyceryl transferase is translated as MALDPVSILADLARLPYPDIDPVFFRIGPLALRWYGLMYLLGLAGAYWLIKSRAATRNVSLPPQQLSDLIVYAAFGVFLGGRLGYVLFYNLPFYLDHPLKIFAVWEGGMSFHGGLIGTCIAIWIFCKTRGFPVWPIADLAAGAAPIGLGFGRMGNFINGELFGRPTDVEWCMVFPHGGPECRHPSQLYEAGLEGVALFVLLWVINRRSTPPGTMFWTFICGYGVARFIVEFFREPDSHLGFIFQWITMGQLLCIPMVAVGVFMIVRGYKQA
- a CDS encoding sigma-54 interaction domain-containing protein — its product is MAEMGSLSRSNGAEIILDCISDGVITIDLQKRVTFLNRAMQKMLGYNVDAAGTLLACDVLIQSNICSTKECVLERALQGERVSNFEAMVRRRDGVHIPVSINTDFLLDKEGKLIGLIEVIRDISLVRELSAKVEEVSELKHRLGEQTKLDNMVGRCPRMQDIMAKLPIIAASKSSVLITGESGTGKELIACALHAHSPRKDAPFVVVNCSSLSEGILESEIFGHVKGAFTNAYFDKPGRFEIANGGTIFLDEIGEMSVATQVKLLGVLERGQFERVGSNDTVSVDVRVVAATNRNLEEAVQQGRFREDLYFRIRVIPVVLPPLRERTGDIPLLVNHFLEKFNREMGKHIVSLSPQCLAALSRYPFPGNIRELQNMIEHAFVCCEEDTIQFEHLPADLHRYCWEHREWTDSESLEALERQAICRALEKSGWRLKEASQQLGIGRSTLWRKVKLFGITQTT